The Halorhodospira halophila SL1 genomic sequence CGGCGCCTCTTACGAGGTGCTGCGGTCGTGGTGCTCGGCACTCTGGCGGGCTGAACTGCTCTCCCGGGCCTGGGTCGTCTGCTCGGGGGCGGGCTCGTCCTGGTGCTCCAGCGGCTCCGGCTCGTCCGAGGACTCACCGTCTGCGCGCTTCTGCGCCTCTTCCTCCTCACCCTCGCGCATCGACTCCTTGAAGCCGCGGATGGCGCCACCCAGGTCACCGCCGATGTTGCGCAGCTTCTTGGTTCCAAACAGCAGCGCCACGATCAGCAGAATGATCAGCAACGACCAGATATTGAATCCCATCTCCTCACCCTCCGACGCCCTGAGGCGCCTTCTGTTGTGCGTTGCTACTCGCCGCGGGCCGCCTTTTCGTCCAGACCCGAGCGGCCCACGCGTCGCTCCAGCTCCGCCAGCACCTCATCGACCGAGACACCGCTGGCCGAGAGCATGACGAGAGTATGGAACCACAGATCGGCGGTCTCATAAACGACCTGTTCCCGCTCGCCGCCCTTGGCGGCGATCACCGCCTCGGTGGCCTCCTCGCCGACCTTCTTGAGGATGGCGTCCAGCCCCTTGTCATGGAGCCGCGCCACGTAGGAGGTATCCGCCGACGCGCCGCGGCGCTGTTCGATGGTCTCGGCCAGCGCCCGCAGGGTGTCGGCTGCCGTTCGCTCGCTCGCGGCATTGCTCATCGTCGGACCTCGATCCCCCGTTCCGCCATGTGCGCCTTGGCCTCGCCGACGGTGTGATCGCCGAAATGGAAGATGCTCGCCGCCAGCACCGCGTCGGCGCCCCCGTCGTCGACCCCGTCAGCCAGGTGCTCCAGCTCGCCCACACCGCCCGATGCGATCACCGGGACGGAGACCGCATCGGCCACGGCCCGCGTCAGCCCCAGGTCGAACCCGGCGCGGGTGCCGTCCCGGTCCATGCTGGTCAGCAGGATCTCGCCGGCCCCCAGCGCCACCAGGCGCTGACACCAGCTGACCACCTCGAGCCCAGTGGGGTTACGCCCGCCGTGGGTGAAGACCTCCCAACGCGGCGGATCGTCCTCCACCTGCTTGGCGTCCACCGCCACCACGATGCACTGGGAGCCGAAGCGCTCGGCAGCCTCGCGGACGAAGTCGGGGCGATGGACGGCCGCGGTGTTGATGGCCACCTTGTCGGCACCGGCATTGAGCAGGCGACGTACATCGGCCACGCTGCGCACGCCGCCGCCTACGGTCAGCGGGATGAAGACCTGGCCGGCCACGGCCTCCACTACATCGTAGATGGTCTCACGCTCCTCGTGGCTGGCCGTGATGTCGAGAAACGTCAGTTCGTCGGCCCCCATGGCGTCGTAGCGCCGGGCGATCTCCACCGGGTCGCCGGCATCGCGAATATCCACGAAGCGCACCCCCTTGACCACTCGGCCGGCGTCGACGTCCAAACACGGGATGATGCGCTTAGCGGTCATCGCCGACCTCCTGCGCGGTGCGGATCGCGGTGGCCAGATCGAGGCCACCGTCATAGATGGCGCGGCCCACGATCGCCCCGGCGATGCCTTCGGGGCTACCGGCCAGGCTGCGCACGTCCTCCAGGCTGCTGACACCGCCGGAGGCGATCACCGGGATGGAGACGGCCCGCGCCAGCTCACGGGTGGCCTCGACGTTGCACCCCTGCATCATTCCGTCCCGACCGATATCGGTGAAGATCAGCGCCGCCACACCGGCGTCCTCGAAGCGGCGCGCCAAGTCCACGGCGGCCACCTCGGAGGTCTGCTCCCAGCCGTCGGTGGCCACGTAGCCGCCCCGCGCGTCCAGGCCAACGCAGACGCGCCCGGGAATCTCGCGACAGAGCTCTTCGACGAAGGCCGGCTCGCGCACCGCCCGGGTCCCGACGATGACGTAACCCACGCCGGCTTCCAGATAACGCAGGGCCGTCTCGCGACTGCGAATGCCGCCGCCGATCTGCAGCGGCGTGTCGGGGTAGGCGCGGGCGATGGCGTGGATGGTCTGCTCGTGGGCCGGCTCGCCCCGCACAGCGCCGTCCAGATCCACGAGGTGGAGGCGCTCGGCGCCGGCCTCCACCCAGCGTCCGGCCACCGCGACGGGGTCAGCGTCGAAAATGGTCTCGTCGTCCATCCGGCCCTGGCGCAGGCGCACGCAGTGGCCGTTCTTGAGGTCGATGGCGGGGATTACGATCACGTCCAGCTCCCGTCCCAGTCGAGGAAGTTGCGATAGAGGCGCAGGCCCGCGTCCTGGCTCTTCTCCGGATGGAATTGCACGGCGAAGCAGGGGCCATCGGCGACGGCGGCGGCGAAACGGCACCCGTGATCGGCCTGACCGACGATGATGCCCGGGTCGTCAGCGATCACGTAGTAGCTGTGCACGAAGTAGAACCAGGTGCCGTCCTCGATGCCGTCCCACAGCGGATGGCGGCAGGGCCGGTGCACCCGGCTCCAACCCATGTGCGGGACCTTCAGCGGCCGGCCCCGGCCATCACGCTCGCCGTCCGGGAAACGCACGGCACGCCCCGGCAAGACGCCCAAGCCATCCACCCCGCCGCTCTCCTCGCTGTAGGTCAGCAGCGCCTGCATCCCCAGGCAGATACCGAGGAAAGGGCGACTGCGCGCGGCCTCGATCAGCGCGGCGGTCAGCCCCAGGCGGTTGAGTTCGATCATGCAGTCGCCGATCGCGCCGACACCGGGCAATACCACTCGGTCGGCGGCCCGTACCTGATCCGGATCGGCGGTCACCTCGAGGCCCGACTCGCCGCCGGCGGCGTGGGCCAGGGCGCGATAGACCGAGCGCAGGTTGCCCATCCCGTAATCGACAATGGCCACGCGACTCATGGCTAGAGGGCCCCCTTGGTGGAAGGAACCCGACCACCGGCACGCTCATCCGTGCTAACGGCCTGGCGCAGGGCACGCCCGAAGGCCTTGAACAGACACTCGACCATGTGATGGGCATTGCGGCCGCGCAGCACATCCAGGTGGGCGGTCATGGCGGCGTGGCTGGTCAGGGCACGGAAGAACTCCTCCACCAGCTCGGTATCGAATCGCCCGACGTGCGCCCGCGGCAGCTCGGCGTTGTAGACCAGTCCGGGCCGCCCCGAGAGGTCGAGGACCGCGCGCGACAGGGCCTCATCCAGCGGCACGTAGGCGTGGCCGTAGCGGGTCAGACCGGCCTTATCACCCCACGCCCGGGCCAGCGCCTGCCCCAGGGCGATGCCGACATCCTCGACGGTGTGGTGGTCGTCGATCCAGGTGTCCCCCTTGGCCTGAACGCGCAGGTCCACGCCACCGTGGCGGGCCACCTGAGCGAGCATGTGCTCAAAGAACGGGACCCCACAATCGAGTTCCGCCGCCCCCTCGCCGTCGAGATCCACCCACACCCGCACAGCGGTCTCGCCGGTGGTGCGCTCGACTTCTGCCGTTCGCTTGGCCATGGCCGTGACGCCCTCGCAGTTGGAATCGTTGACGGGCCTTCCGCCCGACGGGCGACCGAGGATATCACACGGGGCCAGCGGGCCTCGGCGGCGCTTCCAGCCAGAAGGTCACCGGGCCGTCATTGACCAACTCGACCTGCATGTCCGCCCCGAACACGCCACTGGCCACGGGGCCCGTGGCCCGCTCGCGCAGGGCCTCAAGGAAGGTCTCGAACAGCGCCTGGCCGGTCTGCGGATCGGCCGCGGGGCCAAAGCTCGGTCGCATGCCCTTGCGGGTATCCGCAGCCAGCGTGAATTGCGGTACGGCCAGCACGCCGCACCCGAGATCGAGGGCGGAGCCATTCATACGCCCCTCGGCATCCGGGAAGACCCGGTAGCCGAGCACCCGCTCGGCCAGGCGCTGGGCCTGCGCCGAACCATCGCCGTGAACGGCGCAGACCAGCGCCACCAGGCCACGCTCGATCTCGCCAACGACCTCGCCACCAACCCGAACCCGGGCACTGCCTGTACGTTGAATAACGGTGATCATCGCGAGAGATATAGGATTTTTCTTACAAGCACTCCGGCACCCCCTGATTCCCCCGCCACCGGCGGTGAGGCATTGTAAACCTCGGCTACCGGCAATCGAATCCCTGTCGCTTACCGGAAGAGCGCAGTCGATTGTGCGGGAGCCTGGATGGGGCGAGGGATCGCTCGGCCTTCAGGGACCGCTCACGGAAGAGTAAGGCCCCCATCCAAACGGCCCGAGGGAAGCGGGTTAAAGCCGACGCAGGACGCGTCGGCTTTTTTTTTTGCCGGGCCGTCAGGCCTTCTTGGTACCGCCCGAGGTGCTGCTGCGCCCCGCGGATGACTTCTGCTGCCCACTGCCGCCCGTGGCCGCCACGCCGGAGAGCTCCTGCATCGCCTCCTGGGCCCGCTTGGTCGCATCCTGCCAGGCCTTGAGCACGCGCTGCCCCTCCGAGTCCCACTGCTCCGCCATGCGGGACGGATCCATATTCTTCACGCTGTCGAACCAGGCATTCCAGAGCTTGCTCTGCGCCTCGGTCCACGACTTCATCATCTCTTGGGTCTGTTTGACCGCCTCCTGCATACCCTCGCTGGCGTTCTCGCCGGCACCGGCCTGCTGCGCCCACTTCTGGGCCCACTGAACCTGGGCGTCGAGGGCCTCTCGGACCGCTTTCTCCCAGGCCTCCAGGTTCTGCTGATAGTGCTGCTGCCAGTCATCCGCCTGGGAGACACCG encodes the following:
- the tatA gene encoding Sec-independent protein translocase subunit TatA, with protein sequence MGFNIWSLLIILLIVALLFGTKKLRNIGGDLGGAIRGFKESMREGEEEEAQKRADGESSDEPEPLEHQDEPAPEQTTQARESSSARQSAEHHDRSTS
- a CDS encoding phosphoribosyl-ATP diphosphatase, translating into MSNAASERTAADTLRALAETIEQRRGASADTSYVARLHDKGLDAILKKVGEEATEAVIAAKGGEREQVVYETADLWFHTLVMLSASGVSVDEVLAELERRVGRSGLDEKAARGE
- the hisF gene encoding imidazole glycerol phosphate synthase subunit HisF, which codes for MTAKRIIPCLDVDAGRVVKGVRFVDIRDAGDPVEIARRYDAMGADELTFLDITASHEERETIYDVVEAVAGQVFIPLTVGGGVRSVADVRRLLNAGADKVAINTAAVHRPDFVREAAERFGSQCIVVAVDAKQVEDDPPRWEVFTHGGRNPTGLEVVSWCQRLVALGAGEILLTSMDRDGTRAGFDLGLTRAVADAVSVPVIASGGVGELEHLADGVDDGGADAVLAASIFHFGDHTVGEAKAHMAERGIEVRR
- the hisA gene encoding 1-(5-phosphoribosyl)-5-[(5-phosphoribosylamino)methylideneamino]imidazole-4-carboxamide isomerase translates to MIVIPAIDLKNGHCVRLRQGRMDDETIFDADPVAVAGRWVEAGAERLHLVDLDGAVRGEPAHEQTIHAIARAYPDTPLQIGGGIRSRETALRYLEAGVGYVIVGTRAVREPAFVEELCREIPGRVCVGLDARGGYVATDGWEQTSEVAAVDLARRFEDAGVAALIFTDIGRDGMMQGCNVEATRELARAVSIPVIASGGVSSLEDVRSLAGSPEGIAGAIVGRAIYDGGLDLATAIRTAQEVGDDR
- the hisH gene encoding imidazole glycerol phosphate synthase subunit HisH, producing the protein MSRVAIVDYGMGNLRSVYRALAHAAGGESGLEVTADPDQVRAADRVVLPGVGAIGDCMIELNRLGLTAALIEAARSRPFLGICLGMQALLTYSEESGGVDGLGVLPGRAVRFPDGERDGRGRPLKVPHMGWSRVHRPCRHPLWDGIEDGTWFYFVHSYYVIADDPGIIVGQADHGCRFAAAVADGPCFAVQFHPEKSQDAGLRLYRNFLDWDGSWT
- the hisB gene encoding imidazoleglycerol-phosphate dehydratase HisB, translating into MAKRTAEVERTTGETAVRVWVDLDGEGAAELDCGVPFFEHMLAQVARHGGVDLRVQAKGDTWIDDHHTVEDVGIALGQALARAWGDKAGLTRYGHAYVPLDEALSRAVLDLSGRPGLVYNAELPRAHVGRFDTELVEEFFRALTSHAAMTAHLDVLRGRNAHHMVECLFKAFGRALRQAVSTDERAGGRVPSTKGAL
- the dtd gene encoding D-aminoacyl-tRNA deacylase, which gives rise to MITVIQRTGSARVRVGGEVVGEIERGLVALVCAVHGDGSAQAQRLAERVLGYRVFPDAEGRMNGSALDLGCGVLAVPQFTLAADTRKGMRPSFGPAADPQTGQALFETFLEALRERATGPVASGVFGADMQVELVNDGPVTFWLEAPPRPAGPV